ATTTTGGCCGCTCCGCTACTAAAACTGAAGAAAACAAAGGACAGATGAAGAAATAGTTTTTATTGAAAATACCAGGCAACAGTGAACTGCCGAGTCCGTTTGGTATTGGTTTCCACCGTTATCTCCAACCTCAGTTTCAAAATGAAAACAAATTTGGTAGACACCAGCAACCAAGGGTAAGTAATAAAGCCTAAGAAACTTGTTTAGCTGCAGCTACAACAGCCTCTGCTGTAATTCCGTACTCCTTGTATATTTTTCCAGCAGGGGCACTGGCACCCCATCTGTCAATTCCGATGGCCTTCCCCTTTGATCCGACATATTTCTCCCACCCAAATGTGGATCCAGCCTCAATGCTAACTCTAGCTGTAACAGATGATGGAAGGACACTTTCCTTGTAGTCGGCTGATTGTTCTTCAAAAAGCTCCCAACAAACAAAGGAAACAACTCTCACTGCTTTTCCTTCTTTCCTGAGTTCATCAGCAGCCTTGACAGCAATTTCTAACTCTGAGCCAGTACCAATCAAAATGACATCAGGTTTGTTGCCAGAAGAATTGTCTGATAAAATGTAGCCACCCTTTGCTGCTCCTTCAATAGAACTTCCAGCAAGTTGTGGCAACTTTTGCCGAGAGAGGGCAAGGATTGATGGTGTCTTCCTCTTGAGGACAGCCACCTTGTAAGCTCCCGCTGTCTCGTTGCCATCTGCTGGACGGAACATCAGAATGTTGGGCATTGCACGGAAACTTGCCAAGTGCTCAATGGGTTGATGGGTAGGCCCATCTTCTCCTAGACCAATAGAATCGTGGGTCATAACATAAATAACTCCAGCTTCAGACAAGGCTGAAATTCTCATGGCTCCTCTCATGTAGTCGGTGAACACAAAGAAAGTAGCACAGTAGGGAATCAAGCCAGGGCTGTGTAGAGCAATCCCATTACATATGGCTCCCATACCATGTTCACGGACACCAAACCTTAAATTACGCTCCTCAGGGGTGTTCTTTTGGAAGTCACCAAACATTTTCATGAGGGTCATGTTTGATGAGGCAAGATCAGCACTACCACCAAGGAAACCAGGAAGAACCTTGGCAAGAGCATTCAGGTTTTGTTGGGACAGGTTTCTGGTGGCATCCGCTGGACTTTCAGGTGTGTAGGTCTGAGATTGAGAAAGCAAGCAAATAACTGGATTAGGAAAGATTTACATGTTTCAAAACTAGACGAGTATCATTTTTGAGCAAGACTGTTTAGATAGAAAAGGATGATTGAGGAATTGTGATGCAAAATAGTTGATTTGACTTATTAAATATTGGTCCCGCCGATCAGGGAAAATAGAAAGTACAGGAGTACAAATGAAACAAACTCTCTCGTCTATTATACCAGGCAAAAATTCAACAACCTCACTCCCACAAGCTAAGAACTTAATATAAGGATAGCCCAAACCAAAAGCAGTTGAACTCAGCTTGAAATAAGAGAGAGCTGAAAATGACTACTTACAGGCAGAGCTTTCTCCCAGCCAGCAGGTAGTTCACCAGTTGTAATGGATTTGAGTTCTGCAGCTTCCTCTGGGTACTTCTTCTCATATTCAGCAAACTTGGTATTCCATCCAGCTTCAAGAGCAGCACCCTCGGTAACATGACGACTCCAATGGCTGCAATAAGTAGCAAGTGAACACCAATAGCTTGTAAGTAACCAGTAATGTTCAAATGAATAAGAGGAGAAAGGGAATGGATTAATACCTCTTGACATCTTCAGGCACGTGGAAAGGCTCATAAGGCCATCCCAAGTTACTCCTGGTGGCCTCTACTTCCTTAGCTCCAAGTGCACTTCCATGTACACTGTAACTGTTTGCCTTGTTGGGCGAGCCAAAACCAATGGTTGTAGTCACCTGAAAGGAGGAAAGTTCAGTAAACCTAATGATAAACGATACGAGATGAATCTATCAAGGAACCGTATTAGCAGCACTACAAATAATGAATTAATCCTGCACCCTGActgaggaaaaaaaagaaggaaatggGATTTGCAAAAATGAAATGTAAAGTTACCAATGCAGCAAAGTCTATACAGTAATTCAATCATATGCGACTTTTCAGGATCACCTCGTAGTAGCCAACATAAAGATGCAGAAGGTAAAGTACCTTGATCATAGTGGGTTTGTCTGTGACAGTTTTTGCTTCCTTAATAGCAGCACGAATCTCATCATAACCAGTGTTACCGTTCTTCACCCAGATTACGTGCCACCCAAGAGCCTCAAAACGGGCACCAACATCCTCAGTGAAAGCGATTTCTGTGTCACCATCAATTGAGATGTGGTTGTCATCATAGAAAGCAATCAGCTTTCCAAGTCCCCAGTGTCCAGCAAGGGAACAAGCTTCTTGTGAAATACCCTCCATCTGGCAACCATCACCGAGAATAACATATCTGCATGACCAATCATCGATGCAATTAGTTAAGCAAAAGACAGGTTGCATTAAATCGTTCTATTGTTATGGCACTAAAGGGAAACAAAAAGGAGAGAGTGAGAAGACTCTCACGTGTAGTGGTCTACAATCTCAGCGTCAGGCTTATTGAAACGAGCAGCCAAGTGTTTCTCCACAAGAGCCAAGCCAACGGCGTTGGCAATACCTTGTCCCAGAGGCCCTAACcgcaagaaaataaagaaattagtTATACAGCTCGCAACGAAAAGCCATGTAGTCAAAATATATAATCCACCCCCAGATATACAAATGCTACTTATAAGTGTACATGGGACATAAAAAAAAGTGCACTAACCGGTGGTGACTTCAACACCAGGTGTCTCAAAGTTTTCAGGGTGTCCAGGGGTTTTGCTTCCCCACTGACGGAAGCTCTTCAAGTCCTCTTCCTAGTCAAATATAATACTAAAATAATCAGCAAAACAGGTAAAAAAAAAGCATAGTGGTGAAAAAAATTCCAAATGTAATGCAAGTAAATTCTCACTCATAAaacacatttaaaaaaaaaataagctcATTAAGCTAAAAGACAGATAAAATCATCAGTAACTGTGCAAAGTGTACCAAAAAGTCATGTTTCAATTTTGACTGTTCGGTATGGAGGAAAATTTTTCTTGGAAAACAGTTCCAGAGTTTGGATACCTAAAATTGTTAAATACGTTTCTCTGAGGAAAATATTTTGCACCAAACGTGGCAAATTACATTTTCCTTGATAATCATACCAACTGCTCTTCCATATCACTTACTTCAATCAACATCATACTCAAGATTTCGTCAAACACTTTCCTAATATCTTATCCTACACTTCGCAAGTTTCAACTTATATACAAACCAAACACTGGAACACGATCAAGAAAATGATTTCCCGAGAAAAATATTTCATAAAAACACATCCCTCCCCACCAAACACATGAAATTCTATACCAGAATGGCATGACATACATGTTTATGTATGTTTGGTATGAAAGATCTTGGATAATCAGTGGTTTTCTCACTTATTTTCTGTATTAGGTAGgtgaatgaaaaatattttccaattttttttttctacatCAGCAAATTAGAGGTGCTTTGACGAAATTTTTGTAGTTTTAAAAACTGATAACAATGTGTAAGTGTTGGTTATAACAAGTGATATGGAGTAAGAGCTAAAATTGTAAAGAAAAATGACTTGATCACCCACAAGTCCACAAGTCATTTCCCCCTCTTTCATTCTGTCGAAAAAGAATGTTACATTTCATATTTAGAAACATAACTTCTAATTTTATCCTTGATGAATGCTTTATAGACATACAAATGTCTACAAACTTATTTTAGACCAAAAGttgtaaaaaagtattttttttaacttcGTGCCTAGTGGCGAAGCCAAAAATATCTCAAGAtttaaaatatacatataaaaagtAATGTTTAACCTATATACACCATATAATTTTCCCTTCACTATATGTGGCTCCCCCTTATATTTGTGACCAGTCAAACACTGCCACATAACATAAACAAAATGCATAGATCTACTTATGCATGCACCAATTAGCAAAAAAGACTAATAAAAAAAGTTAAAAGACAAAAAGGTAAGTTTTTTTTACCCTGACAGCATCATAGCCAGCTAGATGAAGCAAAGCATACTGAAGCATACAACCATGTCCAGCTGATAGAACAAACCGATCCCGATTAAACCAATACGGGTTTTTCGGGTTATACCTCATAACCTCATCGTACAATATATGACCCATCGGAGCACAACCCATGGGCAAACCCGGATGACCCGAATTCGCCTTTTCGACAGCATCAATAGCCAAAAATCGAATCGTGTTTACAGATTTGTCAACAAGGGCAGTCTCAGTTTTCTCTATAGTTTCGGTTGCAGCTGAGGCACGAATCGCCGGTGACCTTACgacggcggcggcggcggcggagGAAGGAGTACGGCGGCGGGAGGTGGTGATATTGGGATTGGATTTAAGGCCGGAAAAAGTGAGAGAAGAA
The sequence above is drawn from the Nicotiana tabacum cultivar K326 chromosome 13, ASM71507v2, whole genome shotgun sequence genome and encodes:
- the LOC107815905 gene encoding transketolase, chloroplastic-like (The RefSeq protein has 2 substitutions compared to this genomic sequence) is translated as MASSSSLTLSQAILSRSVPRHGSASSSQLSPSSLTFSGLKSNPNITTSRRRTPSSAAAAAVVRSPAIRASAATETIEKTETALVDKSVNTIRFLAIDAVEKANSGHPGLPMGCAPMGHILYDEVMRYNPKNPYWFNRDRFVLSAGHGCMLQYALLHLAGYDAVREEDLKSFRQWGSKTPGHPENFETPGVEVTTGPLGQGIANAVGLALVEKHLAARFNKPDAEIVDHYTYVILGDGCQMEGISQEACSLAGHWGLGKLIAFYDDNHISIDGDTEIAFTEDVGARFEALGWHVIWVKNGNTGYDEIRAAIKEAKTVTDKPTMIKVTTTIGFGSPNKANSYSVHGSALGAKEVEATRSNLGWPYEPFHVPEDVKSHWSRHVTEGAALEAGWNTKFAEYEKKYPEEAAELKSITTGELPAGWEKALPTYTPESPADATRNLSQQNLNALVKVLPGFLGGSADLASSNMTLMKMFGDFQKNTPEERNLRFGVREHGMGAICNGIALHSPGLIPYCATFFVFTDYMRGAMRISALSEAGVIYVMTHDSIGLGEDGPTHQPIEHLASFRAMPNILMFRPADGNETAGAYKVAVLKWKTPSILALSRQKLPQLAGSSIEGAAKGGYILSDNSSGNKPDVILIGTGSELEIAVKAADELRKEGKAVRVVSFVCWELFEEQSADYKESVLPSSVTARVSIEAGSTFGWEKYVGSKGKAIGIDRWGASAPAGKIYKEYGITAEAVVAAAKQVS